The genomic region GCCCTACCGCCTGCCTATTATCAAACGGTACAAACTGCAACCTCACCTCTCATAGTCCTTCCAAAGGAACACTCAGAAAACGAGCCAGGGTAGCTCCCTCGCTTTCTAGGTCATACAACGAAATCGGTTCACCAACACGGGATAGAGGGATATCCCGCCGTCCCTTGACACGTAGATAGAGAGCGCGACGTGGGTTTAGCCCTTCTTTAATATCTACTCTAATTGCTTGGACATCCTCTGCCTTACAGTTAATTTCAATTCGGCGGTTTTTCCCAGGAAATCCCCATCTAAAAATGCGAATTTCCCCTGTTTCCTGATTAAATTCGTTATAACCGCCGCCGATGTCCCAGATGACCGCTAACCACAGGTAAAGCGCCAGCAGTAAGCCAGCAGTACCGTAAAGCCCCATCGTTAGCCCTTGGGGAATAAATAGCAGTTGAGTGGGATCGCTAAAAGGCAAAAGATTTACTTTAAGATAACTGGAAATTCCAGCTAAGAAAAAGCCTGTTGCTCCCACAGATACAACTGAAGCCCACCAATAGTTACTGAACCGACGAGAGCCTAAAATCGGTTGCTTAAGAACAGGGTTATCTGTAGAGATTGTCGGTGCAGCCATGAAATTTTAGTTAAATCCAACGTAAATTTGAGTAAAAATTGCTTTGATACTCCCACGTATTTGAGCAGGTGGGATTAGTGGAACATCTGCGTTTGCTTACCAGATTTAGTTACTATTCTATGCCAGAGAAGGGTCACATCCCCACCCTCCGTCCAATTAAAACTTACGCATTTCAACAGTGAAATAACCAATGCAGTGGGGTAGGGGACAAAGAGTAGGAGAGAAAAATAGGCGTAAATACTAGCTTTTAGGCATAATTATGATTTATTTGTTAAATCAGTCCTGTCCCTAAAATAAGCCA from Oculatellaceae cyanobacterium harbors:
- a CDS encoding photosystem I assembly protein Ycf4, with amino-acid sequence MAAPTISTDNPVLKQPILGSRRFSNYWWASVVSVGATGFFLAGISSYLKVNLLPFSDPTQLLFIPQGLTMGLYGTAGLLLALYLWLAVIWDIGGGYNEFNQETGEIRIFRWGFPGKNRRIEINCKAEDVQAIRVDIKEGLNPRRALYLRVKGRRDIPLSRVGEPISLYDLESEGATLARFLSVPLEGL